A genome region from Deltaproteobacteria bacterium includes the following:
- the hypB gene encoding hydrogenase nickel incorporation protein HypB produces MSKIIVVKNILDANDRIAEENRKLFDNEKIYVLNLMSSPGAGKTSLVEKTIEALQERYKIGVIEGDIQGSSDAERIAKLGIPVVQINTGGACHIDGNMVREALPGLDLTSLDLLIVENVGNLVCPAEFKIGENVKVMVLSTPEGADKPAKYPLMFQQSEAMIINKIDLLPYVDFNMEKAKKDALTINRNLKIFEVSCKTSAGLNDWYGWLSDRIESFQTK; encoded by the coding sequence TTGTCCAAAATAATAGTGGTAAAAAATATTCTCGATGCAAATGACAGGATTGCTGAAGAAAACAGGAAACTCTTCGATAATGAGAAGATATATGTTCTGAATCTCATGAGTTCTCCCGGTGCAGGAAAAACCTCCCTCGTGGAGAAGACTATTGAGGCTCTTCAGGAGAGATATAAAATCGGTGTTATTGAAGGGGATATCCAGGGTTCCTCCGATGCGGAAAGGATTGCCAAGCTTGGAATTCCGGTGGTTCAGATCAATACGGGAGGCGCGTGCCATATAGACGGAAACATGGTTCGTGAAGCCCTGCCGGGCCTTGATCTCACTTCGCTTGATCTTCTCATTGTCGAGAATGTGGGCAATCTCGTCTGTCCGGCGGAATTCAAAATCGGGGAAAATGTAAAGGTGATGGTCCTGAGCACCCCGGAAGGAGCCGACAAGCCGGCAAAGTATCCACTTATGTTCCAACAATCGGAAGCGATGATTATCAACAAAATCGATCTCCTCCCCTATGTGGACTTTAATATGGAGAAGGCAAAAAAAGATGCCCTTACCATTAACCGGAATCTTAAGATATTTGAAGTGTCCTGTAAAACATCGGCAGGGCTTAATGATTGGTACGGCTGGCTATCCGATCGGATTGAATCCTTCCAAACAAAATGA
- a CDS encoding MoxR family ATPase: MSQDNRSFRGGSKYVLDDELAKIVNVSMALEMPLLLKGEPGTGKTMLAHAISESLQMPLIVLNVKSSMKLVDALYQYDTLTRLNDSRFGDSNRDVSNIEEYIRMGKIGQAFVSEARTVLLIDEIDKADSDFQDDMLDVLDQMQFDIMEIDKTITARNRPVIVITSNAKKDLSDPFLGRCNFHHIAFPDVGMMRLIVDVHFPNLGKELSEACIEAFYRLRDLKGIEKKPATRELINWVRALKTDADFQVKSLYRGNLPYLGILFKKSADLTAAVQQMARLR; encoded by the coding sequence ATGAGTCAAGATAACCGTTCTTTTCGCGGGGGATCAAAATATGTTCTCGATGACGAGCTGGCAAAGATTGTGAATGTTTCCATGGCCCTGGAAATGCCCCTCCTGCTCAAAGGGGAGCCGGGCACGGGCAAGACGATGCTTGCCCATGCCATTTCGGAGAGCCTGCAGATGCCCTTGATCGTGCTGAACGTGAAGTCCAGCATGAAGCTGGTGGACGCCCTGTATCAGTACGATACACTGACGCGCCTCAACGACAGCCGCTTCGGGGATTCCAATCGGGATGTGAGCAATATCGAGGAGTACATCCGGATGGGGAAAATCGGCCAGGCCTTCGTGTCGGAGGCGCGGACGGTGCTGCTGATCGATGAAATCGACAAGGCCGACAGCGATTTCCAGGACGATATGCTTGACGTTCTCGACCAGATGCAGTTCGATATCATGGAGATTGACAAGACCATCACAGCCCGCAACCGGCCGGTGATCGTCATTACATCCAACGCCAAGAAGGACCTCTCCGATCCTTTCCTGGGCCGCTGTAATTTCCATCACATTGCCTTTCCCGATGTCGGGATGATGCGGCTTATTGTAGATGTTCATTTCCCCAATCTGGGCAAAGAGCTGTCCGAGGCCTGCATCGAGGCCTTCTACCGCCTGCGCGATCTCAAGGGAATCGAAAAGAAACCGGCCACCCGGGAGTTGATCAACTGGGTTCGCGCGCTGAAGACGGACGCCGATTTCCAGGTGAAATCGCTGTACCGGGGGAATCTACCCTATCTGGGTATCCTCTTCAAGAAGAGCGCCGATTTGACGGCGGCCGTCCAGCAGATGGCACGGCTGCGCTGA
- a CDS encoding undecaprenyl-diphosphate phosphatase, with protein MDLITSFILGIVQGVSEFLPISSTGHMILASHLMGLTHTEFLKSFEIAIQAGTILSVVFLYWRELLVDVEVIKRIIVAFIPTGVLGLTLYKLIKGYLLGSETVVLWSLLLGGIFLVVFELWYKESEDATSEIRDLSYKNALIIGLFQSIAMIPGVSRSASTIVGGLILGLKRKTIVEFSFLLAVPTMLAATAYDLIKTGAQMSLPQIHYLAVGFITAFIVALLSIKFLLRFIQTHTFIPFGIYRIVFVILWFLLLRI; from the coding sequence ATGGATTTAATAACATCGTTCATACTGGGTATCGTTCAGGGCGTTTCTGAGTTTTTGCCCATTTCATCAACAGGGCACATGATTCTTGCTTCTCATCTCATGGGCCTTACGCACACGGAATTTCTGAAGAGCTTTGAAATTGCAATTCAGGCGGGAACGATCTTATCGGTTGTGTTTTTGTACTGGCGGGAGCTGCTGGTGGATGTTGAAGTCATCAAGCGGATTATCGTGGCCTTTATCCCTACCGGCGTCCTTGGTCTAACCCTTTACAAACTAATCAAAGGCTATCTGCTGGGCTCAGAAACCGTGGTACTCTGGTCTCTTCTGCTTGGCGGCATCTTTCTGGTGGTATTTGAATTATGGTACAAAGAAAGTGAAGACGCAACCAGTGAAATAAGAGATCTTTCTTACAAAAACGCGCTCATTATCGGCCTTTTTCAGTCTATTGCCATGATCCCGGGGGTGTCCCGCTCGGCTTCCACCATTGTCGGCGGGCTCATTTTGGGGCTGAAAAGGAAAACCATCGTTGAGTTTTCCTTCCTGCTGGCTGTTCCCACCATGCTGGCGGCCACGGCTTACGATCTGATCAAAACGGGGGCGCAAATGTCACTTCCGCAAATCCATTATCTCGCCGTGGGATTCATTACCGCCTTTATTGTCGCCCTGCTGAGCATCAAATTTCTGCTTCGCTTCATCCAGACGCATACCTTTATCCCTTTCGGAATCTACCGCATCGTCTTTGTAATCTTGTGGTTTCTGCTTTTGAGAATTTAA
- a CDS encoding HigA family addiction module antitoxin, whose product MHKKTEKLDLIIPGEILFEDFMKPAGLSINQLARDIDVPPGRISEIISGKRAITADTALRLGKYFGVSPEIWLSLQTDYDLRIARLTTWPGIESLVRIRAA is encoded by the coding sequence ATGCATAAAAAAACAGAAAAACTCGATCTCATTATACCCGGCGAGATTCTCTTCGAGGATTTCATGAAACCTGCGGGCTTGAGCATCAATCAACTGGCCAGGGACATTGACGTGCCGCCTGGCCGAATCAGTGAGATTATCAGTGGTAAGCGGGCCATTACCGCGGACACCGCGCTCCGTCTTGGAAAATACTTCGGGGTGTCTCCTGAGATCTGGCTGAGTCTGCAAACGGATTATGATTTGCGTATTGCCAGACTTACAACATGGCCGGGCATAGAATCCCTCGTCAGAATCCGGGCTGCATAA
- a CDS encoding hydrogenase maturation nickel metallochaperone HypA, with translation MHELSIICSILDIIEEYAEEHRFKIVKSMKLSFGRLSCIEPQSLAFIFEIQSSGTKAEGALLEFDIKPIIIHCYSCEKDVELETYTAVCPQCNGSEVLLVGGTEGIQLLEIDVD, from the coding sequence ATGCATGAACTATCCATAATCTGTTCCATTCTGGATATTATCGAAGAATATGCAGAGGAGCATCGCTTTAAGATCGTTAAATCCATGAAGCTTTCTTTCGGACGTCTTTCCTGTATTGAACCGCAGTCCCTCGCATTTATCTTCGAAATACAGTCCAGCGGTACAAAAGCAGAAGGGGCTTTACTTGAGTTTGATATTAAACCAATCATTATTCATTGTTATTCCTGTGAAAAAGATGTTGAACTGGAAACATATACTGCGGTATGTCCGCAATGCAACGGATCTGAAGTGCTTCTTGTGGGTGGCACTGAGGGGATACAGCTTCTTGAGATAGACGTTGATTAA
- a CDS encoding transposase, which produces MPRTARIAPKEHIYHLLTRGNNRQDVFEDEEDFRKYLDLLYLYKEKYYFMLYHYVMMTNHVHLVIEPSEGGGCLSEIMKGINLSYARHYKRKYGHMGHFWQDRYKSIIISKDEYLLACGSYVELNPVRSKMVEDPKYYRWSSYCVYGYGKKDILVDEHPIYLQLSEEEEERRKKYREFVRGMLKEKEAMKGEMDRRLVYGGEDFVKDMTKTYNISEKIKRMGRQRGWRKNKENRPL; this is translated from the coding sequence ATGCCAAGGACAGCAAGAATAGCTCCCAAGGAGCATATCTATCACCTACTGACACGAGGAAACAACCGTCAGGATGTGTTTGAGGACGAAGAGGATTTCAGAAAATATCTGGACCTGCTCTATCTCTACAAAGAGAAATACTATTTTATGCTGTACCACTACGTTATGATGACCAACCATGTTCATCTGGTAATTGAACCTTCAGAAGGAGGAGGCTGTTTATCCGAAATAATGAAGGGGATTAACCTGTCCTATGCCCGGCATTATAAGCGCAAATATGGTCATATGGGTCATTTCTGGCAGGATAGATACAAGAGCATTATAATTTCAAAGGATGAGTATCTGCTTGCCTGCGGCAGCTATGTGGAACTGAATCCAGTACGGTCAAAGATGGTGGAAGATCCGAAGTATTATAGATGGAGCAGCTATTGTGTGTATGGTTATGGAAAGAAGGATATCCTTGTGGATGAGCATCCTATTTACCTTCAATTGTCGGAGGAGGAAGAAGAGCGGCGGAAAAAATACCGGGAGTTTGTACGAGGCATGCTCAAAGAGAAAGAGGCGATGAAGGGGGAAATGGACAGGCGGTTAGTGTATGGAGGTGAGGATTTCGTAAAAGATATGACGAAGACCTATAATATTTCTGAAAAGATAAAGCGGATGGGGCGACAAAGAGGATGGCGGAAAAATAAAGAGAACCGTCCCCTTTAA
- a CDS encoding pyrimidine/purine nucleoside phosphorylase, whose protein sequence is MSANTPERFDDVSVVCKANIYFEGKVISHTVLFKEGKKKTIGLIFPGSFTFNTDAPEKMEITVGNCRVRQSGEEQWKTYPAGTFFMAPGKSSFEIAVDEGILEYICSFE, encoded by the coding sequence ATGTCAGCGAATACACCGGAACGATTTGATGATGTCAGTGTGGTCTGCAAGGCAAATATCTATTTTGAAGGCAAAGTGATCAGCCATACTGTTTTATTCAAAGAAGGGAAAAAGAAGACTATCGGTCTGATCTTTCCCGGTTCGTTTACGTTCAATACCGATGCTCCTGAAAAAATGGAGATCACCGTTGGAAACTGCCGGGTTCGTCAATCTGGTGAAGAGCAATGGAAAACCTATCCGGCAGGTACATTTTTCATGGCGCCGGGTAAATCATCATTTGAAATTGCCGTGGATGAGGGTATTTTGGAATATATCTGTTCGTTTGAATAA